One region of Permianibacter fluminis genomic DNA includes:
- a CDS encoding ABC transporter permease, whose protein sequence is MELGPIFRALLRNKTGAILIALQCALTLAIVVNAVFIIQSRIDKMGRPTGMDDDNLISVMSIGFVDDFNGQTTVDTDLAALRALDGVVDATPINAIPQSGGGSSSGFRAVPEEQKQDTGASYYEVDSHALNTLGLKLIEGRNFRPEEQKYLPERTLDYPRAVIISQAMAKELFPNGGALGKTLYSGAKNAYEIVGIVERMQAPWINWRGFERTVMLPLVTTEKYMRYMIRTEPGRRDDLMPVIEQTLNKLNNGRIIRDVKAHSDVVKRAYQEDKAMAILLVSAIGLIVAVTALGIVGLATFSVNRRTRQIGTRRALGASQQDILRYFLTENWLITSVGVVAGIALSVGLNIWLVESYSLDKLDWRYLPFGALFIWALGLLAVFAPALKAARTPPAIATRTV, encoded by the coding sequence ATGGAATTGGGACCAATTTTTCGTGCGCTATTGCGCAACAAGACCGGCGCGATTTTGATCGCGCTGCAATGCGCGCTGACCTTGGCCATTGTCGTCAACGCGGTGTTCATCATTCAAAGCCGGATCGACAAGATGGGTCGACCGACCGGCATGGACGACGACAACCTGATCAGCGTCATGAGCATTGGCTTTGTCGATGACTTCAATGGCCAAACCACGGTCGACACCGATCTGGCGGCGTTGCGCGCGCTCGACGGTGTGGTCGATGCGACGCCGATCAATGCCATTCCGCAAAGTGGCGGCGGCAGCTCGTCGGGCTTCCGGGCAGTACCGGAAGAGCAAAAACAGGACACCGGTGCTTCGTACTACGAAGTGGATTCGCATGCGTTGAACACGCTCGGCCTCAAGCTGATCGAGGGCCGCAATTTCCGGCCGGAAGAACAGAAATACCTGCCGGAGCGCACGCTCGATTATCCGCGCGCCGTGATCATCTCGCAGGCAATGGCCAAGGAGCTATTCCCGAACGGTGGCGCGCTCGGCAAGACCTTGTATAGCGGCGCCAAGAATGCCTACGAAATTGTCGGCATCGTCGAACGGATGCAGGCGCCGTGGATCAACTGGCGCGGCTTTGAACGCACCGTGATGTTGCCACTGGTGACCACCGAAAAATACATGCGCTACATGATCCGGACCGAACCGGGCCGGCGCGATGATCTGATGCCGGTGATCGAGCAAACCCTGAACAAGCTGAACAACGGTCGCATCATCCGCGACGTCAAGGCACACAGCGACGTGGTCAAACGCGCCTATCAGGAAGACAAGGCGATGGCGATTCTGCTGGTCTCGGCCATTGGACTGATCGTGGCGGTGACCGCGCTCGGCATCGTTGGCCTGGCAACCTTCAGCGTCAACCGCCGGACCCGCCAGATTGGCACCCGGCGCGCACTGGGCGCCAGCCAGCAGGACATCCTGCGTTACTTCCTGACCGAGAACTGGCTGATCACCAGCGTCGGTGTCGTCGCTGGCATTGCGCTCAGCGTCGGCCTGAACATCTGGCTGGTCGAAAGCTATTCACTGGACAAGCTCGATTGGCGTTACCTGCCATTCGGCGCGCTGTTCATCTGGGCCTTGGGTTTGCTGGCAGTGTTTGCCCCGGCGCTGAAAGCGGCGCGGACACCACCGGCGATTGCGACCCGGACCGTCTGA
- a CDS encoding DUF4124 domain-containing protein encodes MVKCGFQCIASGLLVFAAALAGSADAGGTMLYKTVDKNGNVIFTDRPPATNAEALVVDESKKAGPVVQREVATKLYCGQLQLNFVRQPGESVAAALNRLQSQRLIYQTEQENAETLLRMHQRKLAADPADRDAKTGSQKAFQNAGDYRCAVNYLNKQEAILQAIP; translated from the coding sequence ATGGTGAAGTGCGGTTTCCAATGCATTGCGAGTGGCCTGCTGGTGTTCGCCGCGGCGCTGGCTGGCAGTGCCGACGCCGGCGGCACCATGTTGTACAAAACCGTCGACAAGAACGGCAACGTCATTTTCACCGATCGACCACCGGCCACCAATGCCGAAGCGCTGGTGGTTGATGAAAGCAAGAAAGCCGGTCCGGTGGTGCAGCGGGAAGTGGCGACCAAACTGTATTGCGGTCAGCTGCAATTGAATTTTGTCCGACAACCGGGTGAGTCGGTTGCCGCGGCACTGAACCGTTTGCAATCGCAGCGGCTCATCTACCAAACCGAACAGGAAAATGCCGAAACCCTGCTGCGTATGCACCAGCGCAAACTGGCCGCCGATCCGGCCGACCGCGATGCCAAGACCGGCTCGCAGAAAGCGTTTCAGAATGCTGGCGACTACCGCTGCGCGGTCAACTATCTGAACAAGCAGGAAGCGATCCTGCAGGCGATTCCATGA
- a CDS encoding PilT/PilU family type 4a pilus ATPase, protein MDFEGLLKFMVSKKASDLFITSGVPPCMKINGKVVPVTQKELSAEKAREVVLSIMNEEQRRDFARTKECNFAISASGVGRFRVSAFQQRNNVGMVLRRIETTIPTLEQLKLPEVLKQLAMTKRGLVIFVGATGTGKSTSLAAMIGYRNRNSTGHIITIEDPIEFIHQHEKCIVTQREVGIDTDSFEVALKNTLRQAPDVILIGEVRSAETMDYAVAFAETGHLALCTLHANNANQALDRILHFFPKEKHNQVLLDLSLNLKGIVAQQLIPTPDGAGRRAAIEVMLGTPLVSDHIRKGEVHLLKEIMKRSNELGMQTFDQALFKLFKAGEITYEDALHHADSANDLRLLIKLDSGEVGHDMDVQGGLQLEGRGGQRRL, encoded by the coding sequence ATGGATTTTGAAGGCCTGCTCAAGTTCATGGTCAGCAAAAAAGCCTCGGACCTGTTCATCACGTCCGGCGTGCCACCGTGCATGAAAATCAACGGCAAGGTCGTGCCGGTCACGCAAAAGGAATTGTCGGCCGAGAAGGCCCGCGAAGTCGTGCTGTCGATCATGAACGAAGAGCAGCGGCGCGATTTTGCCCGCACCAAGGAATGTAACTTCGCGATTTCGGCCAGCGGCGTTGGCCGCTTCCGGGTCAGCGCCTTCCAGCAACGCAACAACGTTGGCATGGTGCTGCGCCGCATCGAAACCACCATTCCGACGCTGGAACAGCTGAAGCTGCCGGAAGTGTTGAAGCAGCTGGCGATGACCAAACGGGGTTTGGTCATTTTCGTCGGCGCCACCGGCACCGGTAAGTCGACCTCGCTGGCCGCGATGATCGGCTATCGCAACCGCAATTCGACCGGCCACATCATCACCATCGAAGACCCGATCGAATTCATCCACCAGCATGAAAAGTGTATCGTCACCCAGCGTGAAGTCGGTATCGATACCGATTCTTTCGAAGTCGCCCTGAAGAACACCTTGCGGCAGGCGCCGGACGTGATTTTGATCGGCGAAGTCCGCTCGGCCGAGACCATGGATTATGCGGTTGCGTTTGCCGAAACCGGCCACCTGGCGCTGTGCACGCTGCACGCCAACAACGCCAACCAGGCACTCGACCGCATCCTGCATTTCTTCCCGAAAGAAAAACACAATCAGGTGCTGCTGGATCTGTCACTGAACCTCAAGGGTATTGTCGCGCAGCAACTGATCCCGACGCCGGATGGCGCCGGCCGCCGGGCCGCCATTGAAGTGATGCTCGGCACGCCACTGGTCAGCGACCATATCCGCAAGGGCGAAGTGCATCTGCTGAAAGAAATCATGAAGCGCTCGAACGAGCTCGGCATGCAGACCTTCGATCAGGCGCTGTTCAAGCTGTTCAAGGCTGGCGAGATCACCTACGAAGACGCGTTGCATCATGCCGACTCGGCCAACGATTTGCGCCTGTTGATCAAACTCGACAGCGGCGAAGTCGGTCACGACATGGATGTGCAGGGCGGCCTGCAACTGGAAGGTCGCGGTGGCCAGCGACGGTTGTAA
- a CDS encoding type IV pilus twitching motility protein PilT, with translation MDITELLAFSVKNRASDLHLSSGLPPMIRVDGDVRRINVPPLDHKMVHGLVYDIMNDKQRKDYEEFLETDFSFELPGVARFRVNAFNQNRGAGAVFRTIPSQVLTLEELNAPAVFKEVSMKPRGLVLVTGPTGSGKSTTLAGMVNYVNENKYDHILTIEDPIEFVHESKKCLVNQREVHRDTLGFNEALRSALREDPDIILVGEMRDLETIRLALTAAETGHLVFGTLHTTSAAKTIDRVIDVFPAAEKQMVRSMLSESLQAVISQTLLKKIGGGRVAAHEIMIGTPAIRNLIREDKVAQMYSAIQTGAQFGMQTLDQTLKELIQKGLITRQDAREKAKAKEDF, from the coding sequence ATGGATATTACCGAACTGCTCGCCTTCAGCGTCAAGAATCGCGCATCCGACTTGCATTTGTCGTCCGGCCTGCCGCCGATGATTCGGGTCGATGGCGATGTCCGCCGCATCAACGTGCCGCCGCTTGATCACAAAATGGTTCATGGTCTGGTTTACGACATCATGAACGACAAGCAGCGCAAGGATTACGAAGAGTTTCTGGAAACGGACTTCTCGTTTGAATTGCCCGGTGTGGCCCGGTTCCGGGTCAACGCCTTCAACCAGAACCGTGGCGCTGGCGCGGTGTTCCGGACCATTCCGTCGCAGGTGCTGACGCTGGAAGAATTGAACGCGCCCGCCGTGTTCAAAGAAGTGTCGATGAAGCCGCGTGGTCTGGTGCTGGTGACCGGCCCGACCGGCTCCGGCAAATCGACCACGCTGGCCGGCATGGTCAACTACGTCAACGAAAACAAATACGACCACATCCTGACCATCGAAGACCCGATCGAATTCGTCCACGAATCGAAGAAATGTCTGGTCAACCAACGCGAAGTGCACCGCGACACGCTCGGCTTCAACGAAGCCCTGCGCTCGGCGCTGCGGGAAGATCCGGACATCATCCTGGTTGGCGAAATGCGCGATCTGGAAACCATCCGGCTAGCGCTGACCGCTGCCGAAACCGGCCACTTGGTGTTCGGCACGCTGCACACCACCTCGGCCGCCAAAACCATCGACCGGGTCATCGACGTGTTCCCGGCGGCGGAAAAGCAGATGGTCCGCTCGATGCTGTCGGAATCGCTGCAGGCGGTCATCTCGCAAACGCTGCTGAAGAAAATCGGCGGCGGCCGGGTCGCCGCGCACGAGATCATGATCGGCACCCCGGCCATTCGTAACCTGATCCGCGAAGACAAAGTCGCGCAGATGTACAGCGCCATCCAGACCGGTGCCCAGTTCGGCATGCAGACGCTGGATCAAACGCTGAAAGAGCTGATTCAGAAAGGTCTGATCACGCGCCAGGATGCTCGCGAGAAAGCCAAGGCAAAAGAAGACTTTTAA
- a CDS encoding YggS family pyridoxal phosphate-dependent enzyme: protein MAASLASRLTDLHARIADAARQAGRDPRSIHLLAVSKTQPASAILSAYDAGLRAFGENYVQEALSKQPQLPADIEWHCIGPLQSNKSKPVAEHFAWCQSVDSLKLAERLARQRPAGLPALNVCLQLNVGAEVSKSGITAAEAGALAEAVAALPGLRLRGLMTIPPPSDDPGQQRRWFAEARGCFEALQRQHPSLDTLSMGMSSDLEAAIAEGSTLIRIGTALFGARPPTR, encoded by the coding sequence ATGGCCGCGTCTTTGGCATCCCGTCTGACCGACCTGCACGCCCGGATTGCCGATGCCGCCCGGCAGGCCGGCCGCGATCCGCGCAGCATCCACTTGCTGGCGGTCTCGAAAACCCAGCCGGCCAGCGCCATCCTGAGCGCCTATGACGCCGGCCTGCGGGCGTTCGGCGAAAACTACGTTCAGGAAGCGCTGAGCAAGCAGCCGCAATTGCCGGCCGATATCGAATGGCATTGCATCGGCCCGCTGCAGAGCAACAAGAGCAAACCGGTCGCTGAGCACTTTGCCTGGTGCCAGAGTGTCGACAGCCTGAAGCTGGCCGAACGGCTGGCCCGGCAACGGCCGGCTGGCCTGCCGGCGCTGAATGTCTGCCTGCAACTGAACGTCGGCGCCGAGGTCAGCAAAAGCGGGATTACGGCGGCGGAAGCCGGTGCCCTGGCCGAAGCCGTTGCCGCACTGCCGGGCCTTCGCCTGCGCGGTCTGATGACCATTCCGCCGCCCAGCGATGATCCCGGCCAGCAACGGCGCTGGTTCGCCGAAGCGCGCGGTTGTTTCGAGGCGCTGCAGCGACAGCACCCCAGCCTCGACACACTCTCGATGGGCATGTCCAGCGATCTGGAAGCGGCTATCGCCGAAGGCAGCACGCTCATCCGCATCGGCACGGCGCTGTTTGGTGCTCGGCCGCCGACCCGCTGA
- the proC gene encoding pyrroline-5-carboxylate reductase produces the protein MTQPASLAHQRIAILGCGSLGESLLAGLRERGHPAALLSASSRRPERRQALAERYGIATAADNAALAAVADIIVLAVKPKQMAEFCRDLAAIPLTGKLLVSVAAGIRTDQLQRWLSAASDAPLAIVRSMPNTPAALGLAATGLYADRGVNASQRALTDQLFAAIGRSVWLEDESLMDLVTAIAGSGPAYYFAIMEAMLASAIAQGMPAATADLLIRQTALGASSLATATTAPALAELRQRVTSPGGTTEAALKTLAAHDLAGIMDTALRAAVARGKELAAAND, from the coding sequence ATGACTCAACCCGCTTCCCTCGCCCACCAGCGCATTGCCATTCTTGGCTGCGGCAGCCTTGGCGAAAGCCTGCTGGCCGGCCTGCGCGAACGCGGCCATCCGGCCGCGCTGCTCAGCGCCAGCAGCCGGCGGCCGGAACGCCGGCAGGCATTGGCCGAGCGCTACGGCATTGCAACCGCCGCCGACAATGCAGCGCTGGCCGCCGTCGCGGATATCATCGTACTGGCGGTCAAACCGAAGCAAATGGCCGAATTCTGTCGTGATCTGGCGGCGATCCCGCTCACTGGCAAGCTGTTGGTGTCGGTCGCAGCGGGCATCCGCACCGATCAGCTGCAGCGCTGGTTGAGCGCCGCCTCCGACGCACCGCTGGCGATTGTCCGCAGCATGCCGAATACCCCGGCCGCGCTGGGTCTGGCCGCAACCGGGCTCTACGCCGACCGCGGCGTCAATGCCAGCCAGCGCGCACTGACCGACCAGCTGTTCGCGGCCATCGGCCGCTCGGTCTGGCTCGAAGACGAAAGCTTGATGGATCTGGTCACCGCGATTGCCGGCTCCGGCCCGGCCTATTACTTCGCGATCATGGAAGCCATGTTGGCCAGCGCAATCGCACAAGGCATGCCGGCCGCAACCGCCGATCTGCTGATCCGGCAAACCGCACTCGGCGCCAGCAGTCTGGCGACAGCGACGACCGCACCGGCGCTGGCCGAGTTGCGCCAGCGGGTCACCTCACCGGGCGGCACCACCGAAGCGGCATTGAAGACTTTGGCGGCGCACGACTTGGCTGGCATCATGGACACCGCGCTGCGGGCCGCCGTTGCCCGTGGCAAGGAACTGGCCGCCGCCAATGATTGA
- a CDS encoding YggT family protein has protein sequence MSPFQILAFLFNLFIYVVLLRFLLQLVRADFYNPLSQFVLKATQPVLKPLRRIIGGAGGIDWSSLLLAAALVLLRNYLFGSAMAYQLGMWLALPFDLTLLMIDVLIVSLFGRMLLSWVDPYQGHPMQRPLVQLTEPVIRPFRRIIQPIGGFDLAPMFGLLLLYLLIWAVNSLPFWLRSLLA, from the coding sequence ATGAGCCCGTTCCAGATCCTGGCGTTTTTGTTCAATCTGTTCATTTACGTGGTGCTGCTGCGGTTTTTGCTGCAGCTGGTCCGGGCCGATTTTTACAACCCGCTGTCGCAATTTGTCCTGAAAGCGACCCAGCCGGTGCTGAAGCCGCTGCGCCGGATCATCGGCGGTGCCGGTGGCATCGACTGGTCGTCGCTGCTGCTGGCCGCAGCGCTGGTGCTGCTGCGCAATTACCTGTTCGGCAGCGCGATGGCCTATCAACTGGGCATGTGGCTGGCGCTGCCCTTTGATCTGACCTTGCTGATGATCGACGTGCTGATCGTCAGCCTGTTTGGCCGGATGCTGCTGTCCTGGGTCGATCCGTACCAGGGTCATCCGATGCAGCGGCCGCTGGTGCAACTGACCGAACCGGTGATTCGGCCGTTCCGCCGCATCATTCAGCCCATTGGCGGCTTTGATCTGGCGCCGATGTTCGGCCTGCTGCTGTTGTACCTGCTGATCTGGGCGGTCAACAGCCTGCCGTTCTGGCTGCGCTCCTTGCTGGCCTGA
- a CDS encoding DUF167 domain-containing protein has translation MKLAIHVQPRASRNAIVGWHGDALKVALTAPPVEGAANAALIAFLAEAFGLKRSQVSLVRGDSSRHKLVELAADEAAINARLPPR, from the coding sequence GTGAAACTGGCCATTCATGTCCAGCCTCGCGCCAGCCGCAATGCCATAGTCGGTTGGCACGGCGATGCGCTGAAGGTGGCGCTGACCGCGCCGCCGGTCGAAGGTGCCGCCAATGCTGCGCTGATCGCGTTTCTGGCCGAGGCCTTCGGGCTCAAGCGCAGCCAAGTCAGCCTGGTCCGTGGCGATAGCAGCCGGCACAAACTGGTCGAGCTGGCTGCCGATGAGGCTGCCATCAACGCCCGACTGCCACCACGTTAG
- a CDS encoding dynamin family protein — translation MTSQLFSREVESFALWKAQISKDIRAYRLWLRRNNLFSPESDLRLYHLLETLRSDYVTIAFAGEFSRGKTELINAIFFSGFGQRILPSQAGRTTMCPTELFYDRDTRTSYLRLLPIETRLTDVTIADYRTMPGQWVEIPLMADNPAEMARVMMSITETKTVPIDDAIKLGFKPERLDVSETDPNKVEIPAWRHALVSFPHPLLQQGLCILDTPGLNALGSEPELTLSLLPQAQAVVFVLAADQGVTASDMAIWEEHVAQLKDRPNLGLYAVLNKVDTLWDELDSRKKIEKALGRVLRSTSRHLGLKESDIIPVSAKQGLLAKVREDQALLLRSQILDLEKLLSDAVLGNRRQALWQGVVQEAAAHIEDSLQVLGGRHTQIEQQAKELEQLQGQNHGQLVQMVKSAQAMQNEFRRKHLALTPSQRLMDRQAQILLDLINNDVIGSLIDRTQSRLVNAHTTVGLVRAMREFFAEIDAIVGDLSHQAELSNRMAESIYRKFESEHGLNKFEPRLLPARGFRRRLQEFIHDADELPRLMQIALTFESVSVRRFFNTTVSQITQFLQAVRRELVSWGQNVLAPLGQQLQSQRALVEQHLEQLELMQKSGATAAGRIRALQTLQRDLGGELASGRELLQSLRSPPPEAEASNVVEFARARR, via the coding sequence ATGACCAGCCAGTTGTTTTCCCGCGAAGTTGAATCCTTCGCGCTGTGGAAGGCTCAGATCTCCAAAGACATCCGCGCCTATCGGCTGTGGCTGCGCCGCAATAACCTGTTTTCGCCGGAAAGCGACCTGCGGCTGTACCACCTGCTGGAAACGCTGCGCTCGGATTACGTGACCATCGCCTTCGCCGGCGAGTTCTCCCGCGGCAAGACCGAACTCATCAACGCCATTTTCTTCTCCGGCTTCGGCCAGCGCATCCTGCCGTCGCAAGCCGGCCGCACCACGATGTGCCCGACCGAGCTGTTCTACGACCGCGATACCCGCACCTCCTATCTGCGGCTGTTGCCGATCGAAACCCGGCTGACCGACGTCACCATCGCCGATTACCGGACCATGCCCGGCCAATGGGTCGAAATCCCGCTGATGGCCGACAACCCGGCCGAAATGGCCCGGGTCATGATGAGCATCACCGAAACCAAGACCGTGCCGATTGACGACGCGATTAAGCTCGGCTTCAAACCCGAGCGGCTCGATGTCAGCGAAACCGATCCGAACAAGGTCGAGATCCCGGCCTGGCGCCATGCTCTGGTGTCGTTCCCGCACCCGCTGTTGCAACAGGGTCTGTGCATCCTCGACACCCCGGGCCTGAACGCGCTCGGTTCGGAACCGGAACTGACCCTGAGCCTGCTGCCGCAAGCACAGGCCGTGGTGTTTGTACTGGCTGCCGATCAAGGCGTCACCGCCTCCGACATGGCGATCTGGGAAGAGCACGTCGCGCAACTGAAAGACCGGCCGAATCTTGGCCTGTACGCCGTGCTGAACAAGGTCGACACGCTCTGGGACGAACTCGATTCGCGCAAGAAAATCGAAAAAGCGCTCGGCCGGGTTCTGCGCAGCACCTCGCGCCATCTCGGTTTGAAAGAAAGCGACATCATTCCGGTCTCGGCCAAGCAAGGTCTGCTCGCCAAAGTGCGGGAAGATCAGGCACTGCTGCTGCGTTCGCAAATTCTCGATCTGGAAAAACTGCTGTCCGATGCCGTGCTCGGCAATCGCCGGCAAGCCTTGTGGCAAGGCGTGGTACAAGAAGCCGCTGCCCATATCGAAGACAGTTTGCAAGTGCTTGGCGGTCGCCACACCCAGATTGAACAGCAAGCCAAGGAACTGGAGCAGCTGCAAGGCCAGAACCACGGCCAGCTGGTGCAGATGGTCAAATCCGCACAGGCCATGCAGAACGAATTCCGCCGCAAGCATCTGGCGCTGACGCCGTCGCAGCGCTTGATGGATCGGCAGGCGCAGATTCTGCTCGACTTGATCAACAACGATGTCATCGGCAGCTTGATCGATCGGACCCAGAGCCGGCTGGTCAACGCCCACACCACCGTTGGTCTGGTCCGCGCGATGCGGGAATTTTTTGCCGAGATCGATGCCATTGTTGGCGATCTGTCGCACCAGGCCGAGTTGTCGAACCGGATGGCAGAATCGATTTACCGCAAATTTGAATCCGAGCACGGGCTGAACAAATTCGAACCTCGGCTGTTGCCGGCGCGCGGTTTCCGCCGGCGGCTGCAGGAATTCATTCATGACGCCGACGAATTGCCGCGCCTGATGCAAATTGCGCTGACTTTCGAGTCGGTCTCGGTGCGCCGGTTCTTCAATACCACCGTTTCGCAAATCACCCAGTTTCTGCAGGCGGTGCGCCGCGAGCTGGTCAGCTGGGGCCAGAACGTGTTGGCGCCGCTCGGCCAGCAGTTGCAATCGCAGCGGGCACTGGTCGAGCAACATTTGGAGCAGTTGGAGCTGATGCAGAAATCGGGCGCCACCGCGGCCGGTCGCATCCGGGCACTGCAAACCCTGCAACGCGATCTGGGCGGCGAACTGGCCAGCGGCCGCGAACTGCTGCAGTCGCTGCGCTCGCCGCCACCGGAAGCCGAAGCCAGCAACGTGGTCGAGTTCGCCCGCGCCCGGCGCTGA
- a CDS encoding methyl-accepting chemotaxis protein yields MATRQSILTRMLLWNSVGLLAAIGVIILYSVYAAQRSQDATREHVLPLVQTSTEQQLVLEAQKISAKLAGLLSTGEHQTEALATQALRLQANGGANVRAELSQLAHAVAEAHPEFVGTSLVFEPNVLDGSDSKHIGDTGNGSNDVGRFADYWARSEGGKLVHEPIGEIYQTDTTMQATGDRNAEWYLYPKEQKKVVLVEPYLYPIGNQQVMMTTLARPMLRNGQFVGVTTTDLQVGFLQQLIEDGNRNIFDGKGSIALVARKGSVVAMSGKTDALMKNIDSIWPESSRGVKETFDRRSPGFWRNDAEDLIEAAIPIDVADGATTWLMLLRVPRSVAEANLIALDNRLDSLRWQNTLGQLIAGLIVAIAAIGLLYVLAKRLTQPIVQITRSLHDVAEGEGDLTTRLAETGNDEVTELAHSFNVFLGKLQTLVGDIKNSASAVEQGADATAKVSQQTSGGINTQQNELDQVATAVHEMSAAIQEIAGSAQQAANAAGEATQAVNVGRDRVQAAVSEVSRLAGEIESTANVIRQLEQQSGQIGTILDVIRNIADQTNLLALNAAIEAARAGEHGRGFSVVADEVRTLASRTQNSTQEIQHMIEALLGGTSQAVATMQRGKERVETSVQRAEAAGESLQAIVNAVQRINDMNTHIATAVEEQSTVTNEVSRNITVIGSVANELAAASSGASQTSSQLLAEAAQLNRLVGRFRT; encoded by the coding sequence ATGGCTACCCGGCAATCCATCCTGACCCGCATGCTGTTGTGGAATAGCGTTGGCCTGTTGGCCGCCATCGGCGTGATCATCCTGTACAGCGTCTACGCCGCCCAGCGCAGCCAGGACGCCACCCGCGAGCATGTGCTGCCGCTGGTCCAGACCAGCACCGAGCAACAACTGGTGCTGGAGGCGCAGAAGATCAGCGCCAAGCTGGCCGGTCTGCTCAGCACCGGCGAACACCAGACCGAAGCGCTGGCAACCCAGGCGCTCCGGCTGCAGGCGAACGGCGGCGCCAATGTCCGCGCCGAACTCAGCCAGCTGGCGCATGCGGTTGCCGAAGCGCATCCGGAATTTGTCGGCACCAGTCTGGTGTTCGAACCCAATGTGCTCGATGGCAGCGACAGCAAGCACATCGGCGATACCGGCAATGGCAGCAATGATGTCGGTCGCTTTGCCGATTACTGGGCGCGCAGCGAAGGCGGCAAATTGGTTCACGAACCGATCGGCGAAATTTATCAGACCGATACCACCATGCAGGCCACCGGCGATCGCAATGCCGAGTGGTACCTGTACCCGAAAGAACAGAAGAAAGTCGTTCTGGTCGAGCCCTATCTGTATCCGATTGGCAACCAGCAGGTGATGATGACCACTCTGGCCCGGCCGATGCTGCGCAATGGCCAGTTTGTCGGCGTCACCACCACCGATTTGCAGGTCGGCTTTCTGCAGCAACTGATCGAAGACGGCAACCGCAATATCTTCGATGGCAAAGGCAGTATCGCGCTGGTTGCGCGCAAAGGCAGCGTGGTGGCGATGAGCGGCAAGACCGATGCGCTGATGAAAAACATCGACAGCATCTGGCCGGAATCCAGCCGTGGCGTCAAAGAAACGTTTGATCGGCGCAGTCCCGGCTTCTGGCGCAACGACGCGGAAGATTTGATCGAAGCGGCCATTCCAATCGATGTTGCCGATGGCGCCACCACCTGGCTGATGCTGCTGCGGGTGCCACGCAGTGTCGCCGAAGCCAATCTGATCGCACTCGACAACAGGCTCGACAGCCTGCGCTGGCAGAACACGCTCGGCCAATTGATTGCAGGTTTGATCGTCGCCATCGCCGCCATCGGTCTGCTCTATGTGCTGGCCAAGCGGCTGACCCAACCGATCGTGCAAATCACCCGCAGCCTGCATGATGTTGCCGAAGGCGAAGGCGATTTGACCACCCGGCTGGCGGAAACCGGCAACGACGAAGTGACCGAGCTCGCCCATTCGTTCAACGTTTTTCTCGGCAAATTGCAGACCCTGGTTGGCGACATCAAGAATTCAGCCAGTGCCGTTGAACAAGGCGCTGATGCCACCGCCAAGGTCTCGCAACAAACCAGCGGCGGCATCAATACCCAGCAGAACGAACTCGATCAGGTGGCGACGGCAGTGCACGAAATGTCGGCCGCCATTCAGGAAATTGCCGGCAGCGCCCAGCAGGCCGCCAATGCCGCCGGCGAAGCGACCCAGGCCGTCAACGTCGGCCGGGATCGGGTGCAGGCGGCGGTCAGTGAAGTCAGCCGGCTCGCCGGTGAAATCGAATCGACCGCCAATGTGATCCGGCAACTGGAACAACAGAGCGGCCAGATTGGCACCATTCTCGATGTCATCCGCAATATCGCCGACCAGACCAATCTGCTGGCGCTCAATGCCGCTATCGAAGCGGCGCGCGCCGGTGAACACGGTCGCGGTTTCTCGGTGGTCGCCGACGAAGTCCGGACACTGGCCTCGCGCACCCAGAATTCGACCCAGGAAATCCAGCATATGATCGAAGCGCTGCTCGGCGGCACCAGTCAGGCCGTCGCCACGATGCAGCGCGGCAAGGAACGGGTCGAGACCAGCGTGCAGCGCGCCGAAGCCGCTGGCGAGTCCTTGCAGGCGATTGTCAACGCGGTACAGCGCATCAACGACATGAACACCCATATCGCCACGGCCGTCGAAGAACAGAGCACGGTCACCAATGAAGTGAGTCGCAACATCACCGTCATTGGTTCGGTCGCCAACGAGCTGGCCGCCGCCTCGTCCGGTGCCAGCCAGACCAGCAGCCAGCTGTTGGCCGAAGCGGCCCAGCTGAATCGGCTGGTCGGCCGGTTCCGCACCTGA